The following is a genomic window from Manihot esculenta cultivar AM560-2 chromosome 9, M.esculenta_v8, whole genome shotgun sequence.
tattaattagatttcactcgtatttttattaattggaCAATGTAgtttataaattcaattattttttattttaattatgataatttcaagaattaattgtattattattttttattttattacaaaatatttttaatctgaGTTCTCCATGTATTCaattatttatgaattatttaaaaattaaataaaaaacattAAGTAGGATGGACAAATCATGTGTCCAAACTGACCAACCCATTTGCACAAATTTCTTATTGGGTTGGTTGGTTTATGGATCCATAATTAACAATCTGGATGGGATCAGTTTGGAGGAAAATCTCCTCCAAATTGATCAATGAACAACCCAAGAAGGTAAGAAAATAAGTGTACGAATGCAGGGGGTATAATTTTCTGAAATTACCCTATATGCCATAAAAGTGCTAATGTGTCAAAATTCGACTGGTTATGGAAGGGATGATACCGTGCAGCTCAGCCGAATTGTCCTTCTTCCATAGCTTTATTTACTTTCAGGATCAGTAAAGACTGGCTCAAGGCCTTTGAGAGTTGAGCGAGCAAGTGAGAGTGACACTTCTTTAATTTTCAAAGCCTTATACTTTCCCGCTTTTTCTTGCTTCCCAAACACACGTATCACTCATCAagtcagtacttcattacaacCACTTAGTGTCACAATTCGCCAATTCAATTGGTTTGCTTTTCTTGAACATTATAGATGAGATTTATTTTTGCTTAGTATTATGTTTCTTTACATTTTCCGTTGTCAGGATCGAATGGCGTTGTTGATATTTGCTTGTTtcctcactttttttttttttgtttttgtatttttttttagcaTGATATGGCTATGTTGAATTTGAAGAAGTTAGTCTAAGAGCTAGGTTTCTTTTGCAACTGAGATAGATCTCTCAAATTTCAGAGTTTATGGAAGAGTGAAAAATGATTTGTCAGTTTTCTGTAACTTCAGTGGCTTTTCCTTCCTTCCATCGTCCTGTAAAATTTTGGCAATCACACTTTTGTGAGATCTATTGTTAATTGGTGGTCTGCTAATTTTTCTGCTGCAGATGGAAGCTCTGTATGCAAAGCTTTACAACAAGTATGATGCTCTAAaggtgttttatttatttttctcttgtaGTTTCACTATTGTTTCATTCTCATTCCCCTAATTTCCTGTGATTTTAATGgattattctttttattcttaCTCATAGTTAACCTTTGGGTTCCCAGTAGTAAAATGTATTTTGGTAGCTTGTCCTCATATCTATGATGTGTTTTTACAGAAGAAAAGAATTTCTGAGTTAGATGAGATCAACAAAGATCAAGAATTAAAGTTTTTGAATTATGTAACAGGTTCGCACTCCTCATCTTGTAGTTATGATGATCTTGTGTATGGTTGAATAACTGCCCTCTTCAGTTTTCTCTTTGCTTCCTGCATTTGTATCATTGTTGCCTTCTTTTAAATTCTtatagtatatatattttttaaatttgccaTAAAAGCAGCCATCACACTGTATCTAAACTTCTAATTATGTTATTCTATGGCATTTAACTGTATGCTTTGCTGTTATTGCAGCTGCAGAAGAGCTGATACAACACTTGAAAGTTGAAAATGACATGTTGCAGGAACAAGTTAGTGAATTGAGAAACCAAGTTGCTTCAATCAGGCATGGATTTTCAAGTTTTTGTTGCTGTATTTGTTcctttttcatatatttattttatttgttattgtGTCTAAATTGCAGAATTCAAGAATAGTACTTGTCATTTTGCCTGCAGGTCTACCAAGGACAATGAATGTGCACAATGCCAAAAGCTGTTAATGGAAGAGAACCAAAAGAGTAGGGAACCCAAATTGGATTCATATCACCAAAGATTTTGTCTTTTATCAATCATGTCAAGTTATGCCAATTATCTTCTGAGGTTGTTGCTTTGCACATGTTGCAAACTCTTATAGTTAAAATGCAGTATCTTGttagaaaaaattatgataGTAGTGAGCTATATTTCAAAAATTCATTTATGAATTAATGTGTTAAATGACATATTTGTTACCCCCTTTTTTGACTCGCTATTGGGGCCTCATTTGTTTCACACAATAGCATGAGATAAGATAGATATAGGATGGTATTTTATGTGGAATAGCTTTGGGTCAACTTTTAAATGTGGAACAATTATTACatgtaataattttagttaaagttTTATTTGTGCGATAATTATTagtgaaaattattatttaattcatgtgGTGTGGGAAACTAAACTAACTGGTTAGTCTCTGTGTTTTTAAAACTGCATCAAATAGTATTTATGGTTTTGAACATTCAACTAAAAGTTCACTCCCATTAAATTTTAGCATTGTTAATGTTAGTTCTATACTGTTTTACTGTAACTAAGGATAAGAAAGTTAAAACATAGGGGAGGATCTTTTACTTGAGTTTTCAAAATTACTGGgactatttaatatatatttaaaagaacACAGTGATTCATTGAGTAGTTTCACTATACCAtatggactaaatagtaattttctctAATTATGATATAGAGtagatatttttcaaatttatggaATAAAAATTGCATATATAGTTGCTGTGCTAATATATCCAGCGTATTTTACTTTTTGATTGAACATTTGTTTCTCTAGTTCATTATGGTGGTTTTGGTTTTACTTTTGGTAGATGAAAAGCTTGTTAAGGAAGTTGAGaggcttcaaaagcttcaagaGCAACTTTTTTCCAGTTCAAAGGATTACAATAATGAGAGTGTGCAGCACAATATGCTTGAAACTCCTCAAGTTTCACTAGGAGAGGTTATCAGTGACTCAATAAGATCAAGAAGAAAGCGCAGTCGAGAAGACGGAACTCAGATGGAAAATGTTACTACTCCTGGTCATCAAGATGATTTATCCTTAAGGGAATCAGCACAGGATTCATCTAGGGAAACTTTGTCCATTGTAGATCTGGAAAATGAGCAGCAGGTTACTCTgtaatttatgattttaatgaaAGAGAGAtttatttcctttcttttctctgACTATTTTAATGTGATTCTCCAGCCTGAATGTTGTAAAAGAACTGTTTGCAGATCAGGTATGTTCAAAAGTTAAATTCCTGACATTTTCTTGGTTTTGGTGCTGCATAgtaaatttattcttttatatatgattttctttttctttttctttttctttttagccAATGGAGTCATGAATGATGGTAGTTATGCTACTTGCCAGTTTCAAGCTCTTATTGAATGCTTAATGGGCATGAAATTTTCTAGTGTGAACCAAACTGAAGGAATATGCATTTCAGCTCTACATCAATCAAGTGGTAATTCCTGTTACGCCCatttatatatatgcatattttTGCCTTGACATCTGGtctttctgttttgtttcacttctgaatatttattttacacTAAAATTTGATGTTGGCTCAAGCTTTCAAAAAGATGCATTTATTGGTTCGCTAATGCTTGAGTTTCAATTGTACAATGTTAACTTAAAAGTATAATTCTTGTTTTCGGCTGTAACAGGTTACGCGTTCAGTCTAACATGGATAAAGAAGGATGGTGGAGAAGAGCCAGAGCTGCTATACCGGGTGTCAACGTTGGGGACATTTGAGAGGGTAGCGCCAGAGTGGATGAGATCGGTACTGATGTTCAGCACAAGCATGTGCCCAATCTTCTTTGAAAGGGTGGCCCGCGTTATCAAAATGCATCATTGATGGTTCTTTCTTATGCTTAGTATATCTATTGATTTTCTTAACATTGTAAATGGGCAGTTTTATGCATGGGACTTGCACCATGGATTCAGCTCATTCATTATTGTGTCTCATGGAATGTAATTTCACCATTTGTAACATTCAGCCTGTAAGTTTTGAGCATACTTGCGCTCTGTTGGAATACTTTTTGAATGCAAATGTCGAGGTTTGAGCGTTGCTAAAGTACTACTTTATAGGGAGCCATTTGGGCTTTTGGGTTTTGATGCTAGAAcaaaaaaatataactttttgggtTTGACCCAAACATATTTACTAACAAGAGAATCGGCTATGGCAGATAAATTCTACAGGTGGGGACTATTTAATAggcattcttttttttttttttttccccttcttaCATCAACAAAGCCTACTGGCTTTGTTGATTTAGCCTGCTGCCTGCCTTCAAAGTCTGCAGCATAACGCttcagtttaaaaaaaaaaaatttaattatattatattaatttaatagtattatttataatataattttttatattaataaatatttttatttattttttataatatattttattttttaatatattaatatagtaattctgtaattaaatagtattgattataaatttatagacAAACAGTTATCATATGCTTTTAATTAGAgggtataaaattaatattatatttttattaaatatgtacaGCTACATGAGAGCGGttcaacaaaaattaaatttaatttaatttttataatttttaaatatttatattaattaattaattaattaatttttaatacattataaataatatagtgaTATCGGTCTAATTGCAgtgtaatatattttataaaaataactcaGTGATATTATACAGATTTATTCggtgataaatatttttaattattttttataatatattttattattttttaatatattaatataataatatttaattaaataatattaattataaatttattatagatatttaaactcattattaaaatatgatcaGATCATATACCTAAAAATACTTTACCAGTTGGCATTTATATTTAtgatttctctttcttttaattttaagcatgttaaatgagtttttcaactaaaaaatttaattataagtatgttaaatgagttttttaacGTAAGTTGGGATACCAAGGATGAAATTTAGTTGATAATAATATTCCAATTATCAAATAAGTGACTTATATTGCTGACAACTCCAtttaaagcatattcatgcaccTGCTTTCTTATCACATCATAGATGGGATTCTTCTGTTCTTCACCATTATGGAgctaagaataataataataaccagTACAATGGACTTGAAAAATGTGGTTcttatgaatttaaaattcatatagGGAGAAACTATTTGCATGCTTTAAATGCCTTTGCAATCCcacaaaggaaaaggaaaagaaaaagaaaaagaaaaagaaaagagaagaaaagaaaagcaaagtaaaagaaaaagaaaagaaaaggaaaggaagTGTATTGAAGCCTAATGCTCATCTTTGCACAAGCATCAATATCTGCATTTCTCTGTAAGACTGCTAATCTGTATACTCTAAATGTTTCTCCATTACAAAATTAGAATACATATAAATCTCTGAGAGATTAACAAAATCTTATGCAGCCTAACGAAAACCACCTCTCTAGAAAAGCAATTTATGACTCTAAAAAGAGGACTATTTACAGAGAGAAATGAGTGAAaatgcaataataataataataatataattatcataCTATTCAAAGACTTGGTTAGGCCAAAGCTTCTTCCAAGTTGAGATTTCTTCTTGCTTGTAAAGTTTTCTAATTCCTCCATAAAACCCATCAGCTTCATTTCCTTCTTCCCTGTGCTCCTTCCTGTTTACTGTGGTTCTTCTCCATCTAGACCCTGGGGGATATTGGTTGAAATCCAATGCCACCATATCTGTCAACAAGACAACATGCTTGTTTCTCAGGAAAATTTAGCCACTAAAGATAATACCACTTGACATTACAATGTGCAAGTAAACTTCCTAGCTGGTAAGAACGAAACTTCTAACTATTTTCCCAACATGGGTAGAACAAGGAGGACCTATTTCAAGATTTTTCAACAGTTTGCATCCAGAAACTAGAACATCCTTTTTAATACCATaatcaaatatgaaaaataagttattttctttaaaaatatttttggaaataaatattttccattTACAGCTtagttatattttcaatttttttatggaTGAATACCTAGTAGCCACTTATAACCTAAAAAATTCAGCAATTAGAATCTCAATATCTAAATAGGATTTAAATCCCGACAACCTTTGTTGTTAACCTAATAAGAATGGAAACATATACTTCACAGAGAATTAGTAGCTAGCTATTGATTCCTACAACGTTCTTGTATTGAAAAATCAGCAATAAAATTTCACATATATCTCAAGATTCACAAAAAGaatgaggaagaagatgaaaaTAACTAGAACATAAGAAGATTTTCTCACCATTATATTGACAAGGACAGCGATTTTCATTTCCATCACACGTTTCCACATGACCGACAGTAGCATACCACCATCCTGCAATAAATCATTAAGTCTTTATAAGGCAATTGAATTCAACCCTCCACGTGAAATGAAAGTTACTTTAATTTGCCGATCAATTTTCTATGGTTGAGATTGAGAACATACCATAAGGAAATTCTTTGCTTCTTCTCCATTGAATCTCAATATGATCACCAGGTTTCAAGTCATTTAAACAGTCAGAAATGTGAAGATCATGTGCAGGAGTATCAACAGGTGGTGCTCTTAGCCTATCCCAGTGTATGCTTTCTTCTATCATTCGCCGCCCGTAAGGAGAGTACCTGCAAATCAATATCAGCAGAGGACTCTGCTTAACATATGTGATCTTCAACACCAATTTTGTTTTCTGGTTTTACATATGCAATCAAAAATTATATGAAGAAAGTAATTTCTTTTTGTATACCTTGCCTGAAATGTGTCTGTCCTGGAATCATAACTTATTTGAGCATCATAACAGGAGAGCAAAAACCCGACATGTCCATTCTGCAACCAAAAATACAAGAACCCATTAATTTCTCAGATAAAGGAAGAGTAATATAGCTAAAGAAAGCTAAGAATAAAATCATTATAGTGAAGAGTAATATGATCAGAACTGCTATTGTGCAGCAAATTACCTCACGGTTATAGACCTGAGCTGGGAACCAGAATTTGCCTCTTTCAAGAGAGAGATACATAGCCATGATTGAATCAACTGGTAAAGCAGTTCTTGGGTGGTTTCTAGTTTCAAACTTGGGTTTAATCCAAGAAAATGACCAAACAGTACCAagagatttaaaaaaattcttgtGATTCCTTTGATCCACAAGGCTAGGCCTCTTGCTTGAAGCTATGTGACATTGCCATTCCTTAAAAGCAGCATCACCGATTAGTCCACCCCATTTCTGCTTCAGGTGTCTCTTCCATAGATGATCACTTGTGCACCTGTCTCGCAAAGCGCTGCAAACTCCGGCCATGCTACATAACCCAGATGGTGAAAGcctctcaagaatgctctccaAGGTTAATTCAGGCAAATCCAGAAGAGAAGGGCTCTCTTCCTCCACATATTCTGCCGGTTTTAAACCAAGATTGATCTTCTTCAGTGGCATTTTCATGGGAACTTGGTGGACACCAATAGAAAGCCAATTTTTATGAAACCAAGACAGTAAAAATCTTGAAAGCTCCTCCCAAAACAAAGGTGACAACAACAATCTCCACTCACTCTTCATTGGTGGGGGTGGCTTGAAAGAGAAtgaattaaagaagaaaataaaagaaaacaagaaaatccaCAAGAAAAGCATCAGAAGATTAAAAATGATCAAGTGGGTTTGGTTCAAAGCTAGCAAAAAAGAGTAAAGAagggaaagaaaaaaagaacaaaGGAGAAGCTAGCTAACCAATTGCTATTGTAATTGAATCAATGACTCATAGGAAGAGGAGTATATAAGCAAAGTAAatatctattaaatttttattttcattttgaacCACCAATGAGACAGTTGCCAGTTTGGCAAAATCCAGACATTTATTGAACGTGAGACACCACAGCCGACAAGCTTTGATAGTTGGTAGTTACAACGCCACAacatatttcaaaaataaaaaaaagaaaaaagctttCTTCTTAAAAATTGCGGATGAAGTAAGAAGGTTTTGGCATCCACATACAGTGAATTCCTACACCACTGGGGAGAGAACCGAATGGCAGCGGCAGGGCCAGTGGGGGACAGCTGGCAAATAAAGGCCGAAGATTTTTGagaaattctttaaaaaattatagaataaaatctAATCTAAAACAAAAGATTTGTAACCAGTAAAACAAATACTTTTTGGTGGTTATGTTTGTCGATCTATTATAGGTTAGATTTCTTCCcatttaataaagttttaagttaATTCTGTTAATATGATAAAGAGAGAGGATTGATAAATTTTCCCTTCTCGGCAAATCAAAccagaaatcaaatcgaataatttcaaattaaaattaagctaCTCACCTCTATCTATCTGAAGAAAACTTAAAGCCAAATAGACCATCATTGTCGCTACTGCTATACTACCATTCATGCTAAATTTGAAACAAACACTGCTATCATCtaaaataataactaaaatAGGCTCATTCGAACAATAGAAATTACGATCGAAAAAAACTTTAGACTTTATATACATCGATTAGAAGACTAAAGTCCTAAAAAGCCAAACACCCGTGTAGAGAAAATGACTCATTGctggagagaaaaaaaatcaaaataaaaaaaaaatatatagacaaataaaaaaatagtggAGACTAAAAGTTTGactaaatatatagaaattttgCTTTTTAGAATTCTAGAAAGAGAATGCGTCCATTTATTAGTTTGTTACCTTAGGTTAATCAAATAAGTGATTTTGATTTCTATGATTAAAGATTGATTGGAAAAGAGACCCACATTTCGCAATCCATGAATTTGGGGGCAAGAAGCAAAAGCCTACAGAAGAAATGACCAAGAAAGAATACGTGTACATTTGTTGACAGTTGGGTAATGGACCACCCAATTAGGTGAGAAATGGCAACCTTGCAAGAGCTGTCAAAACTAGTAACCTACCTCGTAGCTTTTTATCCAAAACAGAATTATACtatatatagaaaaatatttttcaactagataaattaattttaatttttattaaaaaaatatttgattaatttaaatattaaaaaataataatttttaaaatttatttcccaGTAAAAAAGGTAAGCATGAATTTATGTATAGGGGGATAATGGATATGAAGTGGGTCCAAGAGAGGAGTAAAATGATGGGCAATAAAAAGGGTAAGTTGTTTTTGTGAATTGAGATATAATTTGGCCTAACTTCCACCAAACTCTCAACACCTCACAGCCACATATCACCTAAAATAAACATACTCCACGACTTCATTCAAATCAGCATCTTTTTAATTGGAGATCGAACTGGAGAattaaaatctctcaaatttatttaaatatacttactcttaaattttgaatttgaaaaattatattccctagtgagagaaaaataaaataaaattaaaaaaaatagtggaattaataaaatattttgccTTGTTAATGTATGATGGTTCCAAAGGCATTAGAAATTGTGTTTTGTGATAGTAGGTTATGTGGCTATTGGGCTATGACAGTCTACGAATTCCATTCATTTGTTGTCTTCCATTAATAATGTTTTTTGAAGAAATGGTGATTCTGATGTTTTTTGGTTGTATGTTGTGGAATACaactttactttttattaaGCCTACTAAACAACGGTTAATGTGCTTCACACGTATATTtccattattttaattatttgctgcTTAGGATAAATCGAAGACTTTCTATGGTGCTTTGaaattgtaaaatataaattatctttttttttcataatttttattatcatttttatattttaaaaagttaacaCCAATCGTTTGATCCttatagtaaaaaatataattaaatcaatattgttagattatttatttaaagactaatttgctttatttatttcaattacaaaattaaattattataatgtataaaaatatatgaaattgtaaagtaaaataaagaaattttagtTGTATTTCTTAgagattaattatttttctattaattatttttcttttcattccaTGCTTACAAGGAGCAGGACTAGACGTCTGAAAACGCGTGTATTGTGACGTCCTACTCAAAAGTTGTTGTTGATGAGATTTGCTGAGCAGCTATGCACGCTGAAATTCATCCTATATGTGAACAAATACAtgtcttttgtttttttagcgtaattatatatattttttaaatttattagattgaaattaaattttattcacactaaattaattttttaggagATAATATGATCCCAACGAGTATTTACTTTATttatgaatataaaaataaaataccatACTTCACTTAAAGAAAAAGGGTGTCGAACTTTTTATCTCAACATTcgttttaaaacaaaaaattcaCAGCAATGATTTACTAAGCTTAAATATTCTCTTCGTTACTTCCAGATTAGATCGTCTACTGTTGATATCATAttatttcatttcaaatttgGTAATGTTCACATTCTCTGTATTGTTTATAGAGATGGCAACATTGTTACTAGGTCTTCTCACAGTGCTGTTTAGAATGTGATTAATTATTTGCAAAAATAATTCATGCTTAAAGATCTTGCTCTCTTgattattttcttaaacttgGGGCCAATCATATTTTGGATGGAATATTGTTGACTCGAAGTAAACAAATTTCAGATTCACTATAGAAGGTAAAAATGTCAAATTGCAATATTGTTAGTACTCTAGTTTGACTAAAACGAAACTAAATCTTCAAGATAGCTCTCCAATTGATGATTCTCAATTATGTCGTTTGTAGGTAACCTATAATACCTTTCTTTCACTCACCCGAATATATCATTTT
Proteins encoded in this region:
- the LOC110622036 gene encoding uncharacterized protein LOC110622036 isoform X2; this translates as MIYGSSVCKALQQKKRISELDEINKDQELKFLNYVTAAEELIQHLKVENDMLQEQVSELRNQVASIRSTKDNECAQCQKLLMEENQKNEKLVKEVERLQKLQEQLFSSSKDYNNESVQHNMLETPQVSLGEVISDSIRSRRKRSREDGTQMENVTTPGHQDDLSLRESAQDSSRETLSIVDLENEQQPECCKRTVCRSANGVMNDGSYATCQFQALIECLMGMKFSSVNQTEGICISALHQSSGYAFSLTWIKKDGGEEPELLYRVSTLGTFERVAPEWMRSVLMFSTSMCPIFFERVARVIKMHH
- the LOC110622036 gene encoding uncharacterized protein LOC110622036 isoform X1, with protein sequence MEALYAKLYNKYDALKKKRISELDEINKDQELKFLNYVTAAEELIQHLKVENDMLQEQVSELRNQVASIRSTKDNECAQCQKLLMEENQKNEKLVKEVERLQKLQEQLFSSSKDYNNESVQHNMLETPQVSLGEVISDSIRSRRKRSREDGTQMENVTTPGHQDDLSLRESAQDSSRETLSIVDLENEQQPECCKRTVCRSANGVMNDGSYATCQFQALIECLMGMKFSSVNQTEGICISALHQSSGYAFSLTWIKKDGGEEPELLYRVSTLGTFERVAPEWMRSVLMFSTSMCPIFFERVARVIKMHH
- the LOC110622036 gene encoding uncharacterized protein LOC110622036 isoform X4; the protein is MLQEQVSELRNQVASIRSTKDNECAQCQKLLMEENQKNEKLVKEVERLQKLQEQLFSSSKDYNNESVQHNMLETPQVSLGEVISDSIRSRRKRSREDGTQMENVTTPGHQDDLSLRESAQDSSRETLSIVDLENEQQPECCKRTVCRSANGVMNDGSYATCQFQALIECLMGMKFSSVNQTEGICISALHQSSGYAFSLTWIKKDGGEEPELLYRVSTLGTFERVAPEWMRSVLMFSTSMCPIFFERVARVIKMHH
- the LOC110622036 gene encoding uncharacterized protein LOC110622036 isoform X3, which encodes MEENQKNEKLVKEVERLQKLQEQLFSSSKDYNNESVQHNMLETPQVSLGEVISDSIRSRRKRSREDGTQMENVTTPGHQDDLSLRESAQDSSRETLSIVDLENEQQPECCKRTVCRSANGVMNDGSYATCQFQALIECLMGMKFSSVNQTEGICISALHQSSGYAFSLTWIKKDGGEEPELLYRVSTLGTFERVAPEWMRSVLMFSTSMCPIFFERVARVIKMHH
- the LOC110621889 gene encoding F-box protein At2g26850: MLFLWIFLFSFIFFFNSFSFKPPPPMKSEWRLLLSPLFWEELSRFLLSWFHKNWLSIGVHQVPMKMPLKKINLGLKPAEYVEEESPSLLDLPELTLESILERLSPSGLCSMAGVCSALRDRCTSDHLWKRHLKQKWGGLIGDAAFKEWQCHIASSKRPSLVDQRNHKNFFKSLGTVWSFSWIKPKFETRNHPRTALPVDSIMAMYLSLERGKFWFPAQVYNRENGHVGFLLSCYDAQISYDSRTDTFQARYSPYGRRMIEESIHWDRLRAPPVDTPAHDLHISDCLNDLKPGDHIEIQWRRSKEFPYGWWYATVGHVETCDGNENRCPCQYNDMVALDFNQYPPGSRWRRTTVNRKEHREEGNEADGFYGGIRKLYKQEEISTWKKLWPNQVFE